The genomic interval CCGTACCGGCGTGCCACCTGTCAGCTATGCAGCGAAGCGCGATGGCATCCTGGCCGCACGGCATTTCCAGGGCCTCGTCAAGGCGGGGGATTGCATGGCCGTTGTTGCCGAAGTGCTCTACTGAGCCCTTTTGCGCGCTATCAATGACGTCCTTGCGGCCCTATCATAAACGGATGCTTGTCATCCGTATCGCCGCAGCATCCGCTCATGATGGCCACTGAAACCGAAACGCGCCACGTCGTCTTCGACGTTCATGACGTGACAAAGGTCTACGGCAGTGGACCCAGCGAGGTGCACGCGCTGCGCGGCGTGACGCTGGAGCTTTATGCGGGGCAGATAAGTGTGCTGCTGGGCCCGTCCGGCTCCGGCAAGTCCACGTTTCTCAATATCATCGGCGGCTTGGACAAGCCGACCTCTGGCTACGTGTCATTCGAGGACCAACAACTGAACGAGTTGGACGAGGCGGGCCTGACGGCTTACCGGCGCGAAAGCGTCGGCTTTGTATTTCAGTTCTACAACCTGATCCCGAGCCTCACGGCGCTGGAGAACGTCGCGCTCGTCACCGAGATCGCGGAGAATCCAATGTCCCCGGAAGAGGCGCTGGGCATCGTCAATCTGAAGGAGCGGATGGATCACTTCCCCTCCGAGCTGTCGGGCGGCGAACAGCAGCGCGTCGCCATCGCCCGCGCCATCGCCAAGCGCCCGCGCGTGTTGCTGTGCGACGAACCGACCGGCGCACTCGACTCGAAAACCGGCATCGTCGTCATTCAAGCGTTGGTCGATGTGAACGAGAAGCTTGGCACCACGACCGCGCTCATCACCCATAACGTCGCCATCCGCAAGATTGCCGACCGCGTCATCCATTTCCGCGACGGCCAGGT from Dichotomicrobium thermohalophilum carries:
- a CDS encoding ABC transporter ATP-binding protein gives rise to the protein MATETETRHVVFDVHDVTKVYGSGPSEVHALRGVTLELYAGQISVLLGPSGSGKSTFLNIIGGLDKPTSGYVSFEDQQLNELDEAGLTAYRRESVGFVFQFYNLIPSLTALENVALVTEIAENPMSPEEALGIVNLKERMDHFPSELSGGEQQRVAIARAIAKRPRVLLCDEPTGALDSKTGIVVIQALVDVNEKLGTTTALITHNVAIRKIADRVIHFRDGQVQEIEQIGEKIEPSELRW